The region CCAAGACGCGTGGGTTCTACAGGCGCAACAGTAATTTTGTAATCTATTTCAGGGTGTAAGGTGGTACGCGCTAATTCATTCCTGAAAGTCGAGTCCAAGACCTGAAGAATTTCCGGAAGGTCCAGTCGGGGACCGATAAAATGGAAATGATTACTTACTCCAAGTTGAGCTGCAAGTGCAATAAGACTTTGTTGCAAAACCCCCTTTCCAGCCACAACAAACCCGGTATTGGGAAAGTGACTCAGAATCTTGGGTGCTGCTTCAATTAAGTGGGCAATTCCTTTCTGCTGAGTCAAACGAACACCTAGGCCTATAAGATGGTCATATTCAAGCAGACCAAGCTCTTCTTTTTTCTTTTGCACATCAATTACAATATCATAAACTTTTCCATCAATCCCATTACGAATAACATTGATTTTTCTTTCTGGGATCTTCTCATAAAGCATCAAATTTTGTTTTGTTTCTTCTGACACAGCTATAAATCTGTCGGCCGATCGGGATAAAACTGCTTCAAGAACACGTTCTGTCCATCGGCCTGGGAATTTACGTGCATGATCAGTATTAATAAGAACAGGAATTCTTGCCAAATACGATGCAAGTGCACCGTCAATAAAT is a window of Desulfovermiculus halophilus DSM 18834 DNA encoding:
- a CDS encoding glycosyltransferase, encoding MMNKKIKVMQLTANLGMGGLERVVINLCKHMNHDVFDVSVCCIKYKGKLAYELEGTGVPVYILQQTDKKKDYTAFWRLKKILSEKKPHLVHTHNANSFIDGALASYLARIPVLINTDHARKFPGRWTERVLEAVLSRSADRFIAVSEETKQNLMLYEKIPERKINVIRNGIDGKVYDIVIDVQKKKEELGLLEYDHLIGLGVRLTQQKGIAHLIEAAPKILSHFPNTGFVVAGKGVLQQSLIALAAQLGVSNHFHFIGPRLDLPEILQVLDSTFRNELARTTLHPEIDYKITVAPVEPTRLG